The genomic window GCTGAAGACGGTACGGTGGGCCCGGGTAGCTACCGAATCGATAGCAGCAAAGGCCCGATCGAAACGCCCAAGCTGGTGGTCGCCACCGGTGGCCTGTCGATTCCGCAGATCGGTGCCAGCGATTTCGGCTACCGCCTGGCCGAGCAGTTCGGCCTGCGCGTAGTCACCCCCCGCCCGGCCCTGGTGCCGCTGACCTTCGGCGGCGAGGCCTGGGCGCCGTACGCCGAACTGGCCGGGCTGGCGCTGCCGGTGCGCATCGAAACCGGGGCCAAGAAGGAAAAGATGGCGTTCCTCGAAGACCTGCTGTTCACGCACCGCGGGCTTTCGGGGCCGGCCGTGCTGCAGATTTCGAGCTACTGGAAGCCCGGAACGCCGCTGACGCTCGACTTTGCGCCAGGGGTGAACGTGGCCGAAGCCCTGGGCGAAGCCAAGCTCCGCTCGAAGAAGCGCATTGCCAACGAACTGGCGGCGCTGGTGCCCTCCCGGCTGGCGGACGCCTGGGTCGGGCAAGACCCCTCCCTGCAGCGCCCGGTCAACGAAGCCGCCGACAAGGCGCTGACAGCGCTGGCCGAGCGCATTGCCCGCTGGCAGATCACCCCCAGCGGCACCGAGGGCTACAAAAAGGCCGAGGTCACGGCGGGCGGTGTCGACACCCGCGATTTGTCTTCCCAGACCATGGAATCGAAGCAGCCGGGCCTTTATTTCATCGGCGAAGTGGTCGATGTCACCGGTTGGTTGGGCGGATACAACTTTCAATGGGCCTGGGCGAGCGCACATGCGTGCGCAACCGCGCTATAATCGCGGGCTAACTTTGGCCTTCCCTCAACGGCCGCAAAATTTTTCAGTTGAGGAACCCCGGCTTGGGGCCTCGATCTCCCCGAGCCAAATTCAGTTCAACGAATCATCAATGACCACCATCCGCGTTAAAGAAAACGAGCCTTTCGACGTCGCCCTGCGCCGCTTCAAGCGCACCATCGAAAAGCTCGGCCTGCTGACCGATCTGCGTGCCCGCGAGTTCTACGAAAAGCCGACCGCCGAGCGCAAGCGCAAGAAGGCAGCTGCCGTCAAGCGCCACTACAAGCGCGTGCGCAGCATGCAGCTCCCCAAGAAGCTGTACTGATGCCCGTTGGCAACAGGGTCGCCGGCCTTTGACGCAAGTCGGCCCAGCGACCCGATTGCTGCCTCAGCCGCGCCAGGGAAACCTGCCGCGGCTTTTGTTTTTTCCGAACCAGGAGCCCCGAGCATGAGCCTCAAGGAACAGATCACCGAAGACATGAAGACCGCGATGCGCGCCAAGGACTCGGAGCGCCTTGGCACCATCCGCCTGCTGATGGCCGCCCTGAAGCAGAAGGAAGTGGACGAGCGCGTGGAGCTCGACGACGCCATGATCGTTGCCATCGTCGACAAGATGGTCAAGCAGCGCAAGGACTCGATTGCCGCCTTCACCACCGGCGGCCGCGCCGACCTGGCCGACAAGGAATCGGCCGAGATCAAGGTGCTCGAGGTCTACCTGCCGCAGCGCATGAGCGCCGACGAAGTGGCCACCGAGGTCAAGGCCATCGTGGCCGAGCTGGGCGCCAAGGGCCCCGGCGACATGGGCAAGGTGATGGGCGCGGTCAAGACCCGCCTCGCCGGCAAGGCCGACATGGGCCAGGTGAGCGCGGCGGTCAAGGCCGCTCTCGCGGGCGCCTGATGAACGACGGCGGCTGCGCCACCACCGTCCTGAAGGCCTGCGCCTGCCTTGTCGACGCACGGGGCCGGCTGCTGGTGTTCCGCCATCCCGGCGACGGGAACATGCAGTTGCCCAAGGGCACCATCGAGCCCGGCGAGTCGCCCGAGGTGGCGGTGCGCCGCGAACTGCTCGAGGAATCGGGCATCGACCACGTCGGCGAACTGCAATCGCTCGGCACGTTGCACCGCGACTGCGAGGCCGGCACCGAGGGCAACACGCTGCGCCATCCGCAGCTGTGGCACCTGTTCCTGATGCGCGCCGAAGCCCCGCTGCCCGAAACCTTCGACCACGTGGCCATGGGCAGCCCGGAGGAAGACGGCCTGGTGTTCTCGTTCAGCTGGCTGGCGCAAGGCGACGACGTCGAGAACTTCACCCTGCCCTACCGGCAAGCCATCGAGCGCGTCCGCGAAGCCCTGCTCGCGGCCTGAGGCTGCGCTGCCGCGGCGGCGGCGGCGGCAATAGCTTCACCCCAGCGCGCGCGCCACCATATAGAGCCCCAGCAGCGCCAGCCCGGCCAGAAAGCAGCGCCGGAACACCGCCACCGGCAGCCGCTTGCGCAACCACGTGCCCAGCGCCATGCCGCCAATGGCAGGCAGCAGCATCGCGATGGACCCGCCGAGCGCCGACACCGGATACTCCCCGTTCCCCACGAGCCCGACGGCGAGCACCACGGTCGACGTGGTGAATGAAATGCCCATCGCCTGGATGAGCGCATCGCGCTGGAACCCCAACCCCTGCATGTAAGGCACGGCCGGCATCGCGAACACCCCCGTCACCGCGGTGACCAGGCCCGTCGCCGCGCCCACGACAGGGCCGAGCCAGCGCTCACGCCCCTGCGGCACATGCAGTTGCCGGCCCGTGAGCCCCCATAGCGCATAGGCCACCAGCGCCACACCGAGCGCCACCGACGCCCATGCGCCGCCGGGCACGCCGAGCCACAACGCGCCACCCAGGGTGCCCGCCACGATGCCGGCCTGCATGCCGCCGATGCGGCGCAGCACCGGCTTGAAAGTCGCACGCGGCCCGGTCTGCCAGATATTGGTGACGAGCGACGGCACTATCAGCAAGGCGGCCGCCTGGGCCGGCGGCATCCAGAGCGCGAGCAGCGCCATCGCCACGGTCGGCAGGCCCAGCCCGATCACCCCCTTGACCGTGCCAGCCAGCAGAAACACAGCGGCGGCAGCAAGCCATTGGCCTGCCAGTTGGTTCGATATTTCCATCGATACCCAGTCTGCCGGCCGGGCCTGCGCCTGCAAATGCGGCTTTGGCGCAGCCGGCCTCAGGCACAGACTGAGGCTCCCGTGCTACCTTGCGGGCTCACCATGCGATTCGACCTCACAGACCTTCGGCTGTTTCTTCACGTTGTGGAAGCCGGCAGCCTCACCGCCGGCGCACAGCGTTCGCACATGACGCTCGCTTCGGCCAGCCAACGCGTGCGCGGCATGGAAGACGCGCTCGGCAGCCCGCTGCTCACACGGCACGCGCAAGGCGTGCGCCCCACCGAGGCGGGCCGCACGCTGCTGCACCATGCGCGCGTCGTGCTGCAGCAGATGGAGCGCATGCGCGGCGAGCTTGGCGAGTACGGACAGGGCCTCAAGGGCCACGTGCGGTTCATGTGCGGCACCTCGGCGCTGAACGAGCACCTGCCCGAGGTGCTGAGCCGCTTTCTCGCACAGCACCCGCGCATCTCGGTCGACCTGGAAGAGCGCCCCAGCCCCGACTCTGTGGAGGCGCTGCGTGCGGGCCTCTGCGACATCGGCATCGTTTCCGACGCGGTCAGCACCGAAGGCCTCGAGTGCCACGCGTTCCGCCGTGACGACCTCGTGCTCGTGATGCCGCGCGGGCACGCGCTGGCCGGACGGCGACGCGTGCACCTCGCCGAGGTGGCCGACAGCGAATTCGTCGGCCTGACGGAGGACAGCGCGCTGCAGCGGCTGGTAACCCAGCATGCCCGCGCCATGGGCAAGCAGTTGGCCTACCGCGTGCGCGTGCGCAACTTCGAGGCAGTGTGCGGCATGGTCGAGCACGGCATCGGCGTGGGCATCGTGCCGCAGACCGCCGCCGTGCGCTGCTCCCGCTCGATGAAGATCGCGCGCGCCGGGCTGAGCGATGCGTGGGCCGAGCGCACGCTGATGGCCTGCGTACGCTCGTCGGAAGACCTGCCGCTCAACGCGCGTCGAATGCTGGAGCATTTGCTGGCACCGCCCGAGAACGCGGCGGCAAAGTAACCGCGCCCTACCGGCATCGCTGCCTCACTTGCGGCCGACGCAGGCTCACGCCGCAGCAGGTTCGGGAAACTCGATCTGTATCTTCACGTCGGTCGCCTTGCCCGCCGCGGCTTCCTCGAAGGCCTTGATACCGTCTTCGAACACGAAGGTGCGCGAGATGAACGGTTTCACGTTCACCTGCCCCGAGGCGATCAGCGCGAGCGCGCGCGGAAAGATGTTGGCGTAGCGAAAGACAGATTCGATGCGCACTTCCTTCGCCTGGATGGCGACGATGTCGAAGGCCACCTTGGCGGGCGGAATGCCCACCAGCACCAGGCACCCGCCGGGGCACAGCAGGTCGAAGATGCCGTCGAAGGCGCGCGTGCTGCCGCTGGCTTCGAACACCACGTTGGCGCCCCAGCCGTCGGTGAGCGTCTTCACGGTTTCCGCAAGATCGGTGTCGCGCACATTGACCGTGGTCACTGCGGGATTGCCGGCAAACAGCGCCAGCTTCTCAGGAACCAGATCGGCAAGGATCACGCGCGCCGCACCACCCGCGAGCGCGGCCAGCGCCGTCATGGCGCCGATGGTGCCGGCACCGACGACAACCGCCACGTCGCCGGGCTTGAGCACCGCCTTTTTCGCGGCCTGCAGGCCGATGGCCAGCGGCTCGACGATGGCACCTTCGCCAAAGCTCACGTTGTCCGGCAGGCGAAAGGTGAATGCGGCCGGATGCACGACGAACGGCGTGAGACAACCGTGGATGGGCGGCGTGGCCCAGAAGCGCACGGCCGGATCGAGGTTGTAGATGCCTTCGCGCGTTGCGCGCGAGTCCATCTGCGGAATGCCGGGCTCCATGCACACGCGGTCGCCGGGCTTCAGGTGCGTGACTTCGGCCCCCACTTCGGCCACCACGCCTGAGGCTTCGTGGCCGAGGATCATCGGCTCATCGACCGTGTAGGGGCCGATGCCTCCGTGCTGGTAGTAATGAACATCGCTGCCGCAGACGCCCACGGTGTGCATGCGGATCTTT from Variovorax paradoxus includes these protein-coding regions:
- a CDS encoding NAD(P)/FAD-dependent oxidoreductase yields the protein MAPDFPRTDLSAPFQFDVVVVGAGAAGLFCAGLAGQRGLRVLLVDHSEKVGEKIRISGGGRANFTNRDLDVRAPQRHFIGDNPNFCRSALSRYAPQQFIELVQKHGIAFHEKHKGQLFCDGSSQQIVDMLLAECDAGHVTRWQPCKLGKITFSAAEDGTVGPGSYRIDSSKGPIETPKLVVATGGLSIPQIGASDFGYRLAEQFGLRVVTPRPALVPLTFGGEAWAPYAELAGLALPVRIETGAKKEKMAFLEDLLFTHRGLSGPAVLQISSYWKPGTPLTLDFAPGVNVAEALGEAKLRSKKRIANELAALVPSRLADAWVGQDPSLQRPVNEAADKALTALAERIARWQITPSGTEGYKKAEVTAGGVDTRDLSSQTMESKQPGLYFIGEVVDVTGWLGGYNFQWAWASAHACATAL
- the rpsU gene encoding 30S ribosomal protein S21, with the translated sequence MTTIRVKENEPFDVALRRFKRTIEKLGLLTDLRAREFYEKPTAERKRKKAAAVKRHYKRVRSMQLPKKLY
- a CDS encoding GatB/YqeY domain-containing protein, which gives rise to MSLKEQITEDMKTAMRAKDSERLGTIRLLMAALKQKEVDERVELDDAMIVAIVDKMVKQRKDSIAAFTTGGRADLADKESAEIKVLEVYLPQRMSADEVATEVKAIVAELGAKGPGDMGKVMGAVKTRLAGKADMGQVSAAVKAALAGA
- a CDS encoding NUDIX domain-containing protein; this encodes MNDGGCATTVLKACACLVDARGRLLVFRHPGDGNMQLPKGTIEPGESPEVAVRRELLEESGIDHVGELQSLGTLHRDCEAGTEGNTLRHPQLWHLFLMRAEAPLPETFDHVAMGSPEEDGLVFSFSWLAQGDDVENFTLPYRQAIERVREALLAA
- a CDS encoding sulfite exporter TauE/SafE family protein encodes the protein MEISNQLAGQWLAAAAVFLLAGTVKGVIGLGLPTVAMALLALWMPPAQAAALLIVPSLVTNIWQTGPRATFKPVLRRIGGMQAGIVAGTLGGALWLGVPGGAWASVALGVALVAYALWGLTGRQLHVPQGRERWLGPVVGAATGLVTAVTGVFAMPAVPYMQGLGFQRDALIQAMGISFTTSTVVLAVGLVGNGEYPVSALGGSIAMLLPAIGGMALGTWLRKRLPVAVFRRCFLAGLALLGLYMVARALG
- a CDS encoding LysR family transcriptional regulator yields the protein MRFDLTDLRLFLHVVEAGSLTAGAQRSHMTLASASQRVRGMEDALGSPLLTRHAQGVRPTEAGRTLLHHARVVLQQMERMRGELGEYGQGLKGHVRFMCGTSALNEHLPEVLSRFLAQHPRISVDLEERPSPDSVEALRAGLCDIGIVSDAVSTEGLECHAFRRDDLVLVMPRGHALAGRRRVHLAEVADSEFVGLTEDSALQRLVTQHARAMGKQLAYRVRVRNFEAVCGMVEHGIGVGIVPQTAAVRCSRSMKIARAGLSDAWAERTLMACVRSSEDLPLNARRMLEHLLAPPENAAAK
- a CDS encoding NAD(P)-dependent alcohol dehydrogenase, whose protein sequence is MRALVLEKARELTLRDVEVPLHVGPRDVKIRMHTVGVCGSDVHYYQHGGIGPYTVDEPMILGHEASGVVAEVGAEVTHLKPGDRVCMEPGIPQMDSRATREGIYNLDPAVRFWATPPIHGCLTPFVVHPAAFTFRLPDNVSFGEGAIVEPLAIGLQAAKKAVLKPGDVAVVVGAGTIGAMTALAALAGGAARVILADLVPEKLALFAGNPAVTTVNVRDTDLAETVKTLTDGWGANVVFEASGSTRAFDGIFDLLCPGGCLVLVGIPPAKVAFDIVAIQAKEVRIESVFRYANIFPRALALIASGQVNVKPFISRTFVFEDGIKAFEEAAAGKATDVKIQIEFPEPAAA